The following are encoded in a window of Mycolicibacterium tusciae JS617 genomic DNA:
- a CDS encoding VWA domain-containing protein — translation MTIPLLGPVSLTGFSHIWWLLFFVLVVLGLAGLYVVAQVSRRRRLQQFANTELLDSVAPHRPSVWRHVPAALLGISLLFCTIALAGPTYDQRLPRNRAVVMLAIDVSQSMRATDVEPDRLTAAKEASKKFVDELTPGINLGVIAYAGTATVLVSPTTNRDASRRAIDNLQVADRTATGEAIFTALSSISTVGAVIGGGDTPPPARIVLFSDGKETVPSNPDNPKGAFTAARTAKDQGVPISTISFGTEHGEVEVNGERVPVPVDDQMMKKIAQLSGGESYTASNIEELNKVYSTLQDQIGYETVRGEATTGWLRLAALVAAIAAVASLLINRRLPL, via the coding sequence ATGACCATTCCGCTGCTGGGGCCAGTTTCGCTCACGGGGTTCTCACACATCTGGTGGCTCCTGTTTTTCGTTCTCGTCGTGCTGGGGCTGGCCGGGCTGTATGTCGTCGCTCAAGTTTCCCGACGCAGGCGGCTACAGCAGTTCGCCAACACCGAGCTTCTCGACAGCGTGGCACCGCACCGCCCGAGTGTGTGGCGTCACGTCCCTGCGGCACTGCTCGGTATCTCGTTGCTGTTCTGCACGATCGCCCTGGCCGGGCCCACCTACGACCAGCGCCTTCCACGCAATCGCGCGGTCGTGATGCTGGCCATCGACGTGTCGCAGTCGATGCGGGCCACCGATGTGGAACCCGACCGGTTGACCGCCGCCAAGGAGGCTTCCAAGAAGTTCGTCGATGAGCTCACCCCGGGGATCAACCTGGGAGTGATCGCGTACGCCGGCACTGCCACGGTGTTGGTTTCGCCGACCACGAACCGCGACGCCAGCAGGCGCGCCATCGACAATCTGCAGGTGGCCGACCGCACCGCCACCGGCGAAGCGATTTTCACCGCGCTGTCGTCGATCTCCACGGTGGGGGCCGTCATCGGCGGCGGCGACACGCCGCCGCCCGCGCGCATCGTGTTGTTCTCCGACGGTAAGGAGACCGTGCCGTCGAACCCGGACAATCCAAAGGGCGCGTTCACCGCCGCGCGCACCGCCAAAGACCAGGGTGTACCGATCTCGACGATCTCCTTCGGCACCGAGCACGGCGAGGTGGAGGTCAACGGCGAGCGGGTGCCGGTGCCCGTCGACGACCAGATGATGAAGAAGATCGCCCAGCTGTCCGGCGGCGAGTCCTACACCGCGTCCAACATCGAGGAATTGAACAAGGTCTACTCCACGCTCCAGGATCAGATCGGGTACGAAACGGTCCGCGGCGAGGCCACCACCGGCTGGCTGCGCCTCGCTGCCCTGGTGGCCGCCATCGCGGCCGTGGCGAGCCTGCTGATCAACCGCCGGCTGCCACTCTGA
- a CDS encoding NfeD family protein, which yields MPAALIWLIAALGLAGAEALTGDLFLLMLGGGALAAAGSSLVFDDLWIHGAVFAVVSVLLLVLVRPALRRHFNSGGGLPEPAKALEGKSALVLDRVGRHEGQVKLDGEVWTARPANENDVYEPGDHVTVVQIDGATAVVQKVV from the coding sequence ATGCCCGCTGCGCTGATCTGGCTAATCGCCGCGCTCGGCCTCGCCGGGGCCGAGGCGCTGACCGGCGACCTGTTCCTGCTCATGCTCGGTGGCGGGGCCTTGGCCGCGGCAGGTTCCAGCCTCGTCTTCGATGACCTGTGGATACATGGAGCGGTCTTCGCCGTCGTGTCGGTGCTGCTGCTGGTGTTGGTCCGGCCCGCACTGCGCAGGCATTTCAATTCGGGCGGGGGTCTGCCCGAGCCTGCGAAGGCGTTGGAAGGCAAGAGTGCGCTGGTGCTCGACCGGGTCGGACGCCACGAGGGACAGGTGAAACTCGACGGCGAAGTCTGGACCGCGCGCCCGGCAAACGAGAACGATGTCTACGAACCAGGTGACCACGTGACCGTCGTGCAGATCGACGGCGCCACCGCCGTCGTACAGAAAGTCGTCTAG
- a CDS encoding SPFH domain-containing protein translates to MDGAVAGLILVAVLVVFAAIIVAKSIALIPQAEAAVIERLGRYSKTVSGQLTLLLPFVDKIRARVDLRERVVSFPPQPVITEDNLTVNIDTVVYFQVTNPQAAVYQISNYIVGVEQLTTTTLRNVVGGMTLEQTLTSRDSINGQLRGVLDEATGRWGLRVARVELRSIDPPPSIQESMEKQMKAEREKRAMILTAEGTREASIKQAEGQKQSQILAAEGAKQAAILAAEADRQSRMLRAQGERAASYLQAQGQAKAIEKTFAAIKRGRPTPEMLAYQYLQTLPQMAKGEANKVWLVPSDFGSALEGFTKMLGAPGSDGVFRYEPSPVEEDLQRPEDDSAEVAEWFNTQTDPEIAQAVAKAEAEARKPAAGVIDPPPQYPPLSQQQQPPSAYSQQQPPRNDGGAHSR, encoded by the coding sequence ATGGATGGTGCTGTCGCCGGCCTGATTCTGGTGGCTGTGCTGGTGGTGTTCGCCGCCATCATCGTGGCCAAGTCCATCGCATTGATCCCACAAGCCGAGGCCGCGGTCATCGAGCGGCTGGGCCGGTACAGCAAGACCGTGTCGGGACAGCTGACGCTGCTGCTGCCGTTCGTCGACAAGATTCGCGCCCGCGTCGACCTGCGTGAGCGGGTGGTGTCCTTTCCACCGCAGCCGGTGATCACCGAGGACAACCTGACGGTCAACATCGACACCGTCGTCTACTTCCAGGTCACCAATCCGCAGGCCGCCGTCTACCAGATCAGCAACTACATCGTCGGCGTCGAGCAGCTCACCACGACCACACTGCGCAACGTGGTCGGCGGCATGACCCTGGAACAGACCCTGACGTCGCGCGACTCGATCAACGGCCAGCTGCGCGGCGTGCTCGACGAGGCCACCGGCCGATGGGGGCTGCGGGTGGCTCGCGTCGAATTGCGATCGATCGATCCGCCGCCGTCGATCCAGGAGTCGATGGAAAAGCAGATGAAGGCCGAGCGCGAGAAGCGGGCGATGATCCTGACCGCCGAGGGCACTCGCGAGGCGTCGATCAAGCAGGCCGAAGGCCAGAAGCAGTCGCAGATCCTGGCCGCCGAGGGCGCCAAGCAGGCGGCGATCCTGGCCGCCGAGGCCGATCGGCAGTCGCGCATGCTGCGCGCCCAGGGTGAACGCGCCGCGTCCTACCTGCAGGCCCAAGGCCAGGCCAAGGCCATCGAGAAGACGTTCGCCGCCATCAAGCGGGGCCGGCCGACTCCGGAGATGCTGGCCTACCAGTATCTGCAGACACTGCCGCAGATGGCCAAGGGCGAGGCCAACAAGGTCTGGCTGGTGCCCTCCGACTTCGGATCGGCGCTCGAAGGCTTCACCAAGATGCTGGGCGCGCCCGGCTCCGACGGTGTATTCCGTTACGAGCCGTCGCCGGTGGAGGAGGATCTCCAACGGCCGGAGGACGATTCAGCCGAGGTGGCCGAGTGGTTCAACACCCAAACCGATCCGGAGATCGCGCAGGCCGTAGCCAAGGCCGAGGCCGAGGCTCGCAAACCGGCAGCCGGAGTCATCGATCCGCCGCCGCAGTACCCGCCGCTGTCCCAGCAGCAGCAGCCGCCGTCGGCGTACTCGCAGCAGCAGCCGCCTCGCAACGACGGCGGCGCTCACTCCAGGTAG
- the fabG1 gene encoding 3-oxoacyl-ACP reductase FabG1, translating to MTVTDDSAETAGGRPPFVSRSVLVTGGNRGIGLAIATRLAADGHKVAVTHRGSGAPDPLFGVECDVTDNEAVDRAFKEVEEHQGPVEVLVSNAGISKDAFLIRMTEERFTEVIDANLTGAFRVAQRASRSMQRKRFGRIIFIGSVSGSWGIGNQANYAAAKAGLIGMARSISRELAKAGVTANVVAPGYIDTEMTRALDERIQEGALDFIPAKRVGTAEEVAGAVSFLASEDATYIAGAVIPVDGGMGMGH from the coding sequence ATGACTGTGACCGATGATTCGGCCGAGACGGCTGGCGGCCGTCCGCCTTTCGTATCGCGTTCAGTACTGGTGACCGGTGGAAACCGCGGCATCGGACTTGCGATCGCTACGCGCCTTGCGGCCGACGGCCACAAGGTCGCCGTAACCCACCGCGGTTCCGGCGCACCGGATCCCCTGTTCGGCGTCGAGTGCGACGTCACCGACAACGAGGCCGTCGACCGCGCGTTCAAGGAGGTGGAGGAGCACCAGGGTCCGGTCGAGGTACTGGTGTCCAATGCCGGCATCTCAAAGGACGCATTCCTCATCCGAATGACCGAGGAGCGGTTCACCGAGGTCATCGACGCCAACCTGACCGGGGCGTTCCGGGTGGCCCAGCGCGCATCGCGCAGCATGCAGCGGAAGCGATTCGGTCGGATCATCTTCATCGGCTCGGTATCGGGCAGCTGGGGGATAGGCAACCAGGCCAACTATGCGGCCGCCAAGGCCGGACTGATCGGCATGGCCCGCTCGATCTCCCGGGAGCTGGCCAAGGCCGGCGTCACCGCGAACGTGGTCGCCCCGGGTTACATCGACACCGAGATGACCCGCGCGCTCGACGAGCGGATCCAGGAGGGGGCATTGGATTTCATCCCCGCCAAGCGGGTCGGCACCGCCGAGGAGGTAGCCGGCGCGGTCAGCTTCCTGGCCTCCGAAGATGCGACCTACATCGCGGGAGCCGTGATCCCGGTCGACGGCGGCATGGGCATGGGCCACTAG
- a CDS encoding TVP38/TMEM64 family protein — MNTVVNTLRAVCSSVAATASAVPRRRVFAILAVIVILVAVALLVDLPTAVQLRDWAKSVGPWFPLAFLGAHAVVTVFPIPRSAFTLSAGLLFGPVVGIPLAVAAATVSAVIALLLVRAAGWQLIKLVPHPRIESLDARLRERGWPAIVSMRLIPAVPFSVLNYAAGASAVRVLPYTLATLVGLVPGTSAVVILGDALTGSVSPLLILISFCTACFGVAGLVYEFRAHRRHHRHHTEATYLE; from the coding sequence GTGAATACCGTCGTCAACACCTTGCGCGCCGTGTGTAGCTCGGTGGCCGCCACCGCGTCCGCGGTGCCGCGACGGCGGGTATTCGCGATCCTGGCCGTCATTGTGATTCTCGTCGCAGTCGCACTGCTGGTGGACTTGCCAACGGCTGTTCAATTGCGTGACTGGGCGAAATCCGTGGGTCCGTGGTTCCCGTTGGCGTTCCTCGGCGCACACGCCGTGGTGACGGTCTTTCCGATCCCGCGCTCCGCGTTCACTCTCTCTGCGGGCCTGCTGTTCGGTCCGGTCGTCGGCATCCCGCTGGCGGTCGCGGCGGCCACCGTCAGCGCTGTCATCGCGCTACTCCTGGTCCGTGCGGCAGGCTGGCAACTCATCAAGCTGGTGCCCCATCCTCGAATCGAATCCCTGGACGCCCGGCTACGGGAACGCGGCTGGCCCGCCATTGTGTCGATGCGGCTGATCCCCGCTGTTCCGTTCTCGGTGCTGAACTACGCAGCGGGCGCATCGGCGGTTCGGGTACTCCCCTATACGCTCGCCACCCTGGTCGGCCTGGTGCCCGGCACCTCGGCGGTGGTGATCCTCGGCGATGCGCTCACCGGTAGCGTCAGCCCGCTACTGATCCTGATCTCGTTCTGCACCGCGTGCTTCGGCGTGGCTGGACTGGTCTACGAGTTCCGCGCCCACCGTCGCCATCACCGCCACCACACCGAGGCCACCTACCTGGAGTGA
- the inhA gene encoding NADH-dependent enoyl-ACP reductase InhA produces the protein MTLLQGKRILVTGIITDSSIAFHIAKVAQEAGAELVLTGFDRMKLVQRIADRLPEKAPLLELDVQNETHLDTLADRVSEVIGDGNKLDGVVHSIGFMPQTGMGINPFFDAPYEDVAKGIHISAFSYASLAKAVLPIMNPGGAIVGMDFDPTRAMPAYNWMTVAKSALESVNRFVAREAGPHGVRSNLVAAGPIRTLAMSAIVGGALGEEAGAQMKLLEEGWDQRAPLGWNMKDPTPVAKTVCALLSDWLPATTGTIIYADGGASTQLL, from the coding sequence ATGACACTTCTGCAAGGCAAGCGCATCCTCGTCACGGGGATCATCACCGACTCTTCGATCGCGTTCCACATCGCGAAGGTCGCCCAGGAGGCGGGTGCCGAGTTGGTACTCACCGGATTCGACCGGATGAAGCTGGTCCAGCGGATCGCCGACCGACTGCCGGAGAAGGCACCGCTGCTCGAGCTCGACGTCCAGAACGAAACGCACCTCGACACGCTGGCCGACCGCGTCAGCGAGGTCATCGGCGACGGCAACAAACTCGACGGCGTGGTGCACTCGATCGGCTTCATGCCGCAGACCGGAATGGGCATCAATCCGTTCTTCGACGCACCGTATGAGGATGTCGCCAAGGGTATCCATATCTCGGCGTTCTCGTATGCGTCGCTGGCGAAAGCGGTGCTGCCGATCATGAATCCGGGCGGCGCGATCGTGGGGATGGACTTCGACCCGACGCGCGCGATGCCCGCGTACAACTGGATGACGGTCGCCAAGAGCGCGCTGGAATCGGTGAACCGGTTCGTGGCACGCGAAGCGGGTCCGCACGGTGTGCGGTCGAATCTCGTTGCCGCAGGGCCCATCCGAACGCTGGCGATGAGTGCCATCGTCGGTGGTGCGCTCGGCGAGGAGGCCGGCGCGCAGATGAAGCTGCTCGAGGAGGGCTGGGATCAGCGGGCGCCGCTGGGATGGAACATGAAGGATCCGACACCGGTCGCCAAGACGGTGTGCGCGTTGCTGTCGGACTGGCTGCCCGCGACGACCGGCACGATCATCTACGCCGACGGCGGCGCGAGCACTCAGTTGCTCTAG
- the scpA gene encoding methylmalonyl-CoA mutase produces the protein MTASHVAGAITNFADVPLNGEKTGEPATKAAVNEHVAAAAAAHGYTADQLDWATPEGIDVKPVYIADDRDGVVDAGYPLDSFPGAPPFVRGPYPTMYVNQPWTIRQYAGFSTAAESNAFYRRNLAAGQKGLSVAFDLATHRGYDSDHPRVQGDVGMAGVAIDSILDMRQLFDGIDLSTVSVSMTMNGAVLPILALYVVAAEEQGVPPEKLAGTIQNDILKEFMVRNTYIYPPKPSMRVISDIFGYTSLKMPKFNSISISGYHIQEAGATADLELAYTLADGVEYIKAGLDAGLDIDKFAPRLSFFWGIGMNFFMEVAKLRAGRLLWSELVAEFNPKSAKSLSLRTHSQTSGWSLTAQDAFNNVARTCIEAMAATQGHTQSLHTNALDEALALPTDFSARIARNTQLLLQQESGTTRPIDPWGGSYYVEWLTHELAEKARAHIREVAEHGGMAQAISEGIPKMRIEEAAARTQARIDSGTQTVIGVNKYQVDQDQEIEVLKVENSRVRTEQIAKLEKLRAERDEAATQAALAELTRAAGESGPAGEDGLGNNLLALAVDAARAHATVGEISDALEKVYGRHVAEIRTIAGVYRDEVGSGGNVTGIGRATEFVERFAEADGRRPRILIAKMGQDGHDRGQKVIATAFADIGFDVDVGSLFSTPEEVARQAADNDVHVVGVSSLAAGHLTLVPALREALAEAGRPDIMIVVGGVIPPGDFDELYVAGATAIFPPGTVIADAAIGLLRKLAERLGYELS, from the coding sequence ATGACTGCATCTCATGTCGCCGGAGCCATCACCAATTTCGCCGACGTTCCGCTGAACGGCGAGAAAACCGGCGAGCCCGCAACCAAGGCCGCCGTCAATGAGCATGTCGCGGCGGCCGCCGCGGCGCACGGGTACACCGCCGATCAGCTGGACTGGGCCACCCCGGAGGGCATCGACGTCAAACCGGTCTACATCGCCGATGACCGCGACGGGGTCGTCGACGCCGGCTACCCGCTGGACAGCTTCCCCGGCGCACCGCCCTTCGTCCGTGGTCCGTACCCGACCATGTACGTCAACCAGCCGTGGACAATCCGCCAGTACGCCGGCTTCTCGACGGCTGCGGAGTCCAATGCCTTCTACCGCCGCAACCTTGCCGCGGGCCAGAAGGGTCTGTCGGTGGCGTTCGACCTCGCCACCCACCGTGGCTACGACTCCGACCACCCGCGCGTGCAGGGTGACGTCGGAATGGCCGGTGTGGCAATCGATTCCATCCTCGATATGCGGCAGCTGTTCGACGGCATCGACCTTTCGACCGTCTCGGTCTCGATGACGATGAACGGCGCCGTCCTTCCGATTCTCGCGCTCTATGTCGTGGCCGCCGAGGAACAGGGCGTGCCGCCGGAGAAGCTGGCGGGGACCATCCAGAACGACATCCTCAAAGAGTTCATGGTCCGCAACACCTACATTTATCCGCCGAAGCCCTCCATGCGGGTGATCTCCGACATCTTCGGATACACCAGCTTGAAGATGCCGAAGTTCAATTCGATCTCGATCTCCGGGTACCACATCCAAGAGGCCGGAGCCACAGCCGATCTCGAGCTCGCCTACACGCTGGCCGACGGTGTCGAGTACATCAAGGCGGGCCTGGACGCGGGGCTGGACATCGACAAGTTCGCGCCGCGCCTTTCGTTCTTCTGGGGCATCGGGATGAACTTCTTCATGGAGGTCGCCAAGCTGCGGGCCGGCCGGCTGCTGTGGAGTGAGTTGGTTGCCGAGTTCAATCCGAAGAGTGCGAAATCCCTTTCGCTGCGCACCCATTCGCAGACCTCGGGGTGGTCACTGACCGCACAGGATGCGTTCAACAACGTCGCGCGCACCTGTATCGAGGCGATGGCCGCCACCCAGGGGCACACGCAGTCCCTGCATACCAATGCGCTCGACGAGGCGCTCGCCCTGCCGACCGACTTCTCCGCGCGTATCGCCCGTAACACCCAGCTACTGCTGCAGCAGGAGTCCGGAACGACGCGGCCGATCGACCCATGGGGCGGTTCGTATTACGTCGAATGGCTGACCCACGAGCTGGCCGAAAAGGCCCGCGCCCACATCCGCGAGGTGGCCGAACACGGCGGCATGGCGCAGGCGATCAGCGAGGGCATTCCCAAGATGCGCATCGAAGAGGCCGCCGCCCGCACCCAGGCGCGCATCGACTCGGGCACCCAGACGGTGATCGGCGTGAACAAGTACCAGGTCGACCAGGACCAGGAGATCGAGGTACTCAAGGTCGAGAACAGCCGGGTGCGCACGGAGCAGATCGCCAAGCTGGAGAAGCTGCGCGCCGAGCGCGACGAGGCTGCGACACAGGCCGCACTGGCCGAATTGACCCGTGCGGCAGGTGAATCCGGGCCGGCGGGGGAGGACGGTCTGGGGAACAACCTGCTGGCGCTGGCCGTCGATGCGGCTCGCGCCCATGCGACGGTAGGCGAGATCTCCGACGCGCTCGAGAAGGTGTACGGCAGACACGTTGCCGAGATCCGCACCATCGCCGGCGTCTACCGTGACGAGGTTGGGAGTGGTGGCAACGTGACTGGAATCGGCAGAGCAACCGAATTCGTCGAGAGGTTCGCCGAGGCCGACGGTCGTAGGCCACGCATCCTGATCGCCAAGATGGGCCAGGACGGGCACGATCGTGGACAGAAGGTGATTGCTACGGCGTTCGCCGACATCGGCTTCGACGTGGACGTCGGCTCGTTGTTCTCCACGCCGGAGGAGGTCGCGCGTCAGGCAGCCGACAACGACGTGCACGTGGTCGGGGTGTCCTCGCTGGCCGCCGGCCATCTGACGTTGGTGCCCGCCCTGCGCGAGGCACTCGCCGAAGCGGGCAGGCCGGACATCATGATCGTCGTCGGTGGCGTGATCCCTCCGGGCGACTTCGACGAGTTGTACGTCGCGGGTGCGACCGCGATCTTCCCGCCCGGCACCGTGATCGCCGACGCCGCCATCGGCCTGCTGCGCAAGCTCGCCGAGCGGCTGGGCTACGAGTTGTCATAG
- a CDS encoding ferrochelatase yields MSARAKSDSPDAVLLLSFGGPEGPDQVMPFLENVARGRGIPSERLASVAEHYLHFGGVSPINGINRALIEQLRGYIDLPVYFGNRNWEPYVEDAVAAMADDGIRSAAVFSTSAWGGYSGCTQYVEDIARARQTTGDAAPHLVKLRQYYDHPLFVKMFSDAIIAAAQTVPDTARLVFTAHSIPLSNASRCGTDLYARQVAYAARLVAAAAGYQDYDQVWQSRSGPPQVPWLEPDVGDHLAALAEAGTDAVVVCPIGFVADHIEVVWDLDHELWLQAQQSGIAFARAATPNADLARVVADLLDELRTGRDPVRVPGPDAPPLQGFSLDGVVCTPRCDTR; encoded by the coding sequence ATGAGCGCCCGCGCGAAGAGCGATAGCCCAGACGCCGTCCTGCTGCTGTCGTTCGGTGGGCCGGAGGGGCCGGACCAGGTGATGCCGTTCTTGGAGAACGTCGCCAGGGGCCGCGGGATTCCGTCCGAACGGCTCGCCTCCGTCGCTGAGCACTACCTGCATTTCGGCGGTGTCTCACCTATCAATGGGATCAACCGGGCGCTGATCGAACAGCTGCGTGGGTACATCGACCTTCCTGTGTACTTCGGCAACCGGAACTGGGAGCCGTACGTCGAGGATGCGGTTGCCGCGATGGCTGACGACGGGATCCGCAGCGCCGCAGTCTTCTCCACGTCGGCGTGGGGTGGTTACTCGGGCTGCACGCAGTACGTCGAGGACATCGCCAGGGCCAGGCAGACGACAGGTGACGCTGCGCCACACTTGGTGAAACTGCGTCAGTACTACGACCATCCGCTGTTCGTGAAGATGTTCAGCGACGCGATCATCGCCGCCGCGCAGACCGTGCCGGACACCGCGCGGTTGGTCTTCACCGCTCATTCGATTCCGCTGTCGAACGCATCTCGTTGTGGCACAGACCTATATGCGCGACAGGTGGCGTATGCCGCACGGCTCGTCGCCGCGGCCGCAGGCTACCAGGACTATGACCAGGTGTGGCAGTCGCGGTCCGGACCGCCGCAGGTGCCTTGGCTGGAGCCTGACGTCGGCGATCACCTCGCTGCTCTGGCCGAGGCAGGTACCGACGCGGTGGTCGTCTGCCCGATAGGTTTCGTCGCGGACCACATCGAGGTGGTGTGGGATCTGGATCACGAGCTGTGGCTGCAGGCGCAGCAGTCCGGCATCGCATTCGCGCGAGCCGCGACGCCGAACGCCGACCTTGCGCGGGTGGTTGCCGACCTACTCGACGAACTGCGCACCGGCCGCGACCCCGTTCGCGTGCCAGGCCCGGATGCTCCGCCGCTGCAGGGATTTTCGCTCGACGGGGTGGTTTGCACGCCTCGATGCGATACCAGGTAG
- the mutA gene encoding methylmalonyl-CoA mutase small subunit produces MSVDTSVGSESDREQWRAAVAGVLAKSSRKDPADLGEAPELLLDSPTYEGFPIRPLYTILDSQPEAPLPGRWPYIRGSDGTRDVKSGWKVAESFPAPGQVSVVDGNGAVLAALTEGTSALILQVGTDGVSPDELDRLLEGVFLELVPVVLDAGIDFTAAADAVLALVVDLDDERRARLSVDLGADPLTATLSGRAAPSTDEVLATATKTIAYGGGVRAITVDGPALHDLGANASWELAGTIAAGVSYLRLLVESGISAPEAVRQISFRLAADDDQFMTIAKLRAARQLWARVAEVVGAAEAGAVTVHAVTSKPMMAQRDPWVNMLRTTVAAFAAGVGGADTVTVHTFDSAIPGGWPGVAPSFARRMARNTQLLLLEESHIGRVLDPAGGSWFVEDLTRGLAVQAWEHFRDIESRGGFASACEYLATQIEEVNAKRRDDIAHRRTAITGVNEYPNLSEMPLPHAEPTPGVQRYAADFEALRDRSDAYLAEHGSRPTALLLPLGPLSEHNIRTTFAANLLASGGVEAVNPGPLDAAEIAQAVSDAGGAVAAVICGTDARYAAEASDAVEAARAAGVAHVYLAGPQTAAASPDNPAANKPDEYLTAKIDAIAALSTLLTRLGA; encoded by the coding sequence GTGTCGGTAGATACGTCCGTGGGATCGGAGTCGGATCGCGAGCAATGGCGCGCCGCCGTTGCCGGGGTACTCGCCAAGAGCAGCCGAAAAGATCCCGCCGACCTCGGCGAGGCGCCCGAGCTACTTCTCGACTCGCCGACGTACGAAGGCTTTCCGATCCGCCCGCTGTACACCATTCTCGACTCTCAGCCCGAGGCGCCGCTGCCCGGCCGCTGGCCGTACATCCGCGGCTCCGATGGGACGCGCGACGTCAAGTCCGGCTGGAAGGTCGCCGAGTCATTTCCGGCGCCGGGACAGGTTTCGGTGGTCGACGGAAACGGTGCCGTGCTGGCGGCGCTCACCGAGGGGACCAGCGCGCTGATCCTGCAGGTCGGGACCGACGGTGTGAGTCCCGACGAGCTCGACCGGCTTCTCGAGGGCGTGTTTCTCGAACTGGTTCCGGTGGTGCTCGACGCGGGCATCGATTTCACCGCAGCCGCCGACGCGGTGCTGGCGCTGGTGGTCGACCTGGACGACGAACGGCGAGCGCGTCTTTCGGTCGATCTTGGCGCCGACCCTCTTACCGCGACACTCAGCGGCCGGGCCGCGCCGTCGACAGACGAGGTGCTGGCGACCGCGACCAAGACGATCGCCTACGGCGGCGGTGTGCGGGCCATTACGGTCGACGGTCCGGCATTGCACGACCTCGGTGCCAACGCGTCATGGGAGCTGGCGGGCACTATCGCCGCCGGTGTCAGCTATCTGCGCCTGTTGGTCGAAAGTGGGATCTCGGCACCGGAGGCGGTGCGCCAGATCAGTTTCAGGCTCGCGGCGGACGACGACCAGTTCATGACGATCGCCAAGCTGCGCGCTGCCCGACAGCTCTGGGCCCGGGTGGCCGAAGTGGTCGGCGCTGCTGAGGCCGGCGCTGTGACCGTGCACGCGGTCACATCCAAACCGATGATGGCTCAGCGCGATCCGTGGGTGAACATGCTCCGCACGACGGTCGCGGCCTTCGCGGCAGGCGTCGGGGGAGCAGACACCGTCACCGTCCACACCTTCGATAGCGCTATCCCCGGCGGATGGCCCGGCGTCGCACCCAGCTTCGCCAGGCGGATGGCCCGCAATACCCAACTGTTGCTGTTGGAAGAGTCGCACATCGGGCGTGTGCTCGACCCTGCCGGGGGCTCGTGGTTCGTCGAAGACCTCACCCGTGGGCTCGCCGTCCAGGCCTGGGAGCACTTTCGCGACATCGAATCCCGCGGAGGTTTCGCGTCTGCCTGCGAATATCTGGCCACGCAGATCGAGGAAGTAAACGCCAAGCGCAGGGACGATATCGCCCACCGGCGCACGGCCATCACCGGGGTCAACGAGTATCCGAACCTTTCGGAAATGCCCCTGCCCCATGCCGAACCGACTCCCGGTGTGCAGCGCTACGCGGCTGATTTCGAAGCGCTGCGGGACCGCTCCGATGCATATCTCGCCGAGCATGGTTCGCGGCCCACAGCACTGCTCCTGCCGCTCGGTCCGCTCTCCGAACACAACATCCGCACGACGTTCGCGGCGAACCTACTGGCATCGGGCGGCGTGGAGGCCGTCAATCCGGGCCCGTTGGACGCCGCGGAGATCGCCCAAGCGGTTTCGGATGCCGGTGGTGCCGTCGCTGCGGTGATCTGTGGCACCGACGCCCGATACGCGGCCGAGGCGTCCGACGCCGTCGAAGCAGCCAGGGCGGCCGGAGTAGCGCACGTGTACCTGGCCGGTCCCCAGACGGCCGCGGCCAGTCCAGACAACCCGGCCGCAAACAAGCCGGACGAGTACCTGACCGCCAAGATCGACGCGATCGCCGCATTATCGACCCTGCTGACACGTTTGGGGGCGTGA